The following are encoded in a window of Cydia amplana chromosome 20, ilCydAmpl1.1, whole genome shotgun sequence genomic DNA:
- the LOC134657446 gene encoding protein TRC8 homolog, with the protein MSLRSKALALVEVLLRVPPLFVVDEFLKISLGLPVSGGDEVTLLGNVSIDHVDMPDSETYYDANFYNAFVFTLMKFLVCCLGCMSALCIFVLYTKHLIIVYLYLMSVGLVFVSYWTNVSAIKQVQALTLAATSPHHSTSILEDILNLNTKNLLDLDGPGILVIQNFAIQFTLALLFKNVHLGPRHATVQKLLPVSFMAPSFLAMLPVPPNLLHHSPVFSTLLPLFLVKYVLWSSADNVIHVIYAGIQHGRLFVSNYGLSALVETEWMRLNVPCVLRVFWVLRVAEHAILLLMDNYDEEADEGLRVSTLLAVQSLASMAKSLLVTGCETITAVLGMTSVISFFCHYIGNFFQWILLTDEEEDKSIGTVSAILFYILALQTGLTSLNPEKRFIRLCRNFCLLFTALLHFLHNIVNPMLMSLSASHNPSMHRHVRALGVCAFLIIFPISLLVYLWSQHSVSTWLLAVSAFSIEVIVKVVVSLMIYSLFLIDAYRSTFWEQLDDYVYYIRAFGNTIEFCFGIFLFFNGAWILLFESGGAIRAVMMCIHAYFNIWCEARAGWSVFMKRRTAVNKINSLREASADQLDTLDDVCAICYQEMHSAKITRCNHYFHGVCLRKWLYVQDRCPLCHDILYKIDSDINKDSDQGNEENSNNQNLLLEEEPELILGEDVR; encoded by the exons ATGTCTCTGAGGTCGAAGGCGCTGGCTCTGGTGGAGGTTCTGCTGCGAGTGCCGCCGCTGTTTGTGGTGGATGAGTTTCTGAAGATCAGCCTGGGGCTGCCGGTGTCGGGCGGGGACGAGGTGACGCTGCTCGGCAATGTGTCCATCGACCACGTAGATATGCCCGACTCGGAAACCTACTACGACGCGAACTTTTACAATGCTTTCGTGTTCACACTCATGAAGTTCCTCGTATGCTGTCTAG GATGTATGTCAGCGTTGTGCATATTCGTGCTGTACACGAAACACCTGATCATCGTGTATCTGTACCTCATGTCCGTGGGGCTGGTCTTCGTCTCCTACTGGACTAACGTGTCCGCCATCAAACAAGTCCAGGCGCTCACGCTCGCCGCGACGTCCCCACACCACTCCACTAGCATCCTCGAAGACATCCTCAACCTAAACACCAAGAATCTACTTGATCTCGACGGCCCAGGCATACTAGTTATCCAGAACTTTGCTATACAGTTCACATTAGCCTTACTCTTCAAGAATGTACACTTAGGTCCTCGCCATGCGACTGTTCAGAAGCTCCTACCGGTCAGTTTCATGGCACCGTCCTTTTTGGCTATGCTCCCGGTCCCGCCCAATTTACTTCATCATTCGCCCGTGTTTTCTACTCTGCTGCCACTTTTCCTAGTCAAATACGTGCTCTGGTCTTCAGCGGATAATGTTATACACGTAATTTACGCAGGCATCCAGCATGGCAGGCTATTTGTGAGCAACTATGGACTTTCCGCCCTTGTTGAGACTGAATGGATGCGATTAAATGTTCCTTGCGTGCTCCGCGTGTTTTGGGTGCTTCGCGTCGCCGAGCACGCGATACTACTCCTTATGGACAACTATGACGAGGAGGCCGATGAAGGCCTCCGAGTTTCAACCCTCCTAGCCGTCCAATCGCTAGCATCGATGGCCAAATCTCTACTCGTAACCGGCTGTGAGACAATAACCGCCGTCCTTGGCATGACTTCAGTGATCTCATTCTTTTGCCACTACATTGGAAACTTTTTCCAGTGGATATTACTAACCGACGAAGAAGAGGACAAAAGTATTGGCACAGTATCCGCTATACTGTTCTACATACTGGCTCTGCAGACAGGACTGACTTCCTTAAACCCTGAGAAAAGATTTATCAGATTATGCAGAAACTTCTGTCTCTTATTCACCGCTTTGCTGCACTTTCTGCACAACATTGTGAACCCAATGCTGATGTCTTTAAGCGCGTCGCATAACCCAAGCATGCACAGACACGTCAGAGCTTTAGGAGTCTGTGCTTTTCTTATAATATTCCCAATATCGTTACTGGTGTATCTGTGGTCGCAGCACTCCGTCTCAACCTGGCTGCTCGCCGTGAGCGCTTTCAGCATAGAGGTGATAGTCAAAGTTGTGGTCAGTCTGATGATATACTCATTATTCTTAATCGACGCGTATAGAAGCACTTTCTGGGAACAACTTGATGACTATGTCTACTATATCAGAGCTTTTGGCAACACCATAGAGTTTTGCTTTGGGATTTTCTTGTTTTTCAACGGAGCGTGGATTTTGCTGTTTGAGTCCGGAGGGGCGATCAGAGCGGTGATGATGTGTATACATGCATACTTTAACATTTGGTGCGAAGCTCGCGCGGGCTGGTCCGTTTTCATGAAGCGTAGAACCGCTGTTAATAAGATTAACTCCCTCAGAGAGGCATCCGCAGACCAGTTGGACACTCTGGACGACGTCTGCGCGATCTGCTACCAGGAAATGCACTCGGCAAAGATCACACGCTGCAACCATTATTTCCACGGAGTGTGTTTGAGAAAGTGGCTCTACGTCCAAGACCGGTGTCCACTGTGTCACGACATACTGTATAAGATAGACAGTGACATAAACAAAGACTCGGACCAGGGTAATGAGGAGAACAGCAACAACCAGAACTTGCTGCTGGAAGAAGAACCTGAACTGATCCTAGGCGAGGACGTGAGGTGA
- the LOC134657555 gene encoding F-box/LRR-repeat protein 2: MDLGTDIWGQLALEASQVYLTEDGKVRSPFANTTIEKLPDKVLLNIFSYLSHREICRMAMVCKRWRLVAYDTKLWTHVSLRPEISGLHVGSLESLLALISIRFGPSLRYIELPIELITHTVLHELAAKCPNLTHMLLDFSTAMQLHDFSEMQAFPTKLRYLCICLSEVIFMEGFMRKIYNFINGLEILHLIGTYEKIEEEEEEIYEVINVHKLKSATPNLRVINLYGINFVDDSHIDAFSSNCIQLECLAVNFCNKVTGSTMKTLFQRSRRLTCLLMNGCSLQSEHVMAVEWEKSSIQELDVTATDLSTECLIDMLTRVQNLRFLSAGQINGFNDSVLKAWLEAGTAKNLVALDVDSSDSLSDEALHRFLSRYGSQLWGLVLSGMPHITDQLWQSVLQLLTNAKILIMGTQERLGVNIHVDQLMDGIANNCPNLERLELRWDPENLRFSDKSQKAIDILRVKCLKLKCLVLSDGRYYEIVKANFERADRTTVVRTSTNCRVSNYYLLSNYKELIFN, encoded by the exons ATGGACCTGGGAACAGATATATGGGGTCAACTGGCCCTGGAAGCCAGTCAAGTCTATTTGACAGAAGATGGCAAAGTCCGGAGCCCATTCGCAAACACG aCAATCGAGAAATTACCCGacaaagttttattaaatatattttcgtaTTTATCACACCGGGAAATATGCCGCATGGCTATGGTCTGCAAACGGTGGCGCCTAGTAGCATACGACACCAAGCTATGGACGCACGTCAGTCTACGACCTGAAATATCTGGATTACACGTCG ggtcATTGGAATCGCTTTTGGCATTGATATCAATAAGATTCGGACCGTCTCTTCGTTACATAGAGCTGCCAATCGAGCTGATCACACACACTGTTCTGCACGAGTTGGCCGCGAAATGTCCTAATTTGACCCACATGCTACTTGATTTCAGTACTG cCATGCAGCTGCACGACTTCTCCGAGATGCAGGCGTTCCCCACGAAGTTGCGCTACCTGTGCATCTGCCTGTCCGAGGTGATCTTCATGGAGGGGTTCATGCGGAAGATATACAACTTCATCAACGGCCTTGAGATTCTACATCTTATTG GAACGTATGAGAAGATAGAAGAGGAAGAGGAGGAAATCTACGAAGTGATCAACGTGCACAAGTTGAAGTCCGCCACGCCCAACCTGCGCGTGATCAACCTCTACGGCATCAACTTCGTGGACGACTCGCATATTGACGCTTTCAGCTCCAATTGCATACAG TTGGAGTGCCTCGCAGTGAACTTCTGTAATAAGGTCACGGGTTCCACCATGAAGACACTGTTCCAACGTTCCCGACGTCTCACCTGTCTGCTCATGAATGGCTGCA GTCTTCAATCAGAGCACGTCATGGCGGTCGAGTGGGAGAAGTCCTCTATCCAAGAACTGGATGTGACAGCCACAGACTTGTCCACGGAATGCCTCATCGACATGTTGACTCGCGTGCAGAACCTCCGCTTCTTGAGCGCCGGTCAGATCAACGGGTTCAATGATTCCGTGCTCAAGGCCTGGCTGGAAGCTGGGACTGCCAA gaACCTTGTCGCCCTGGACGTGGACTCGTCCGACAGTTTGAGCGACGAGGCGCTCCACCGTTTCTTGTCGCGCTACGGCTCGCAGTTGTGGGGGCTGGTGTTGAGCGGCATGCCGCACATCACGGATCAGCTGTGGCAGAGCGTGCTGCAGCTCTTGACTAACGCCAA AATATTAATAATGGGAACACAGGAGAGACTTGGAGTCAACATTCACGTTGATCAG CTAATGGACGGCATAGCGAACAACTGTCCCAACTTGGAGCGCCTGGAACTCCGCTGGGACCCGGAGAACCTCCGCTTCAGCGACAAGAGCCAGAAGGCCATCGACATTCTGCGTGTCAAGTGCCTTAAGCTGAAATGTCTCGTGCTCAG TGACGGCCGCTACTACGAGATCGTGAAAGCCAACTTCGAGCGCGCTGACCGCACCACCGTCGTCCGCACCTCCACCAACTGCCGCGTGTCTAATTATTATCTGCTGTCCAATTATAAGGAGCTCATATTCAACTAG